One genomic window of Haliotis asinina isolate JCU_RB_2024 chromosome 4, JCU_Hal_asi_v2, whole genome shotgun sequence includes the following:
- the LOC137282455 gene encoding uncharacterized protein, whose product MSDLAEEEDSRSDSDTNTYESLLPTSSSRSVLVQPSDITSTGQAYRLAHGAITPQADRHHSRPRHSRGHHRRRSSNDIVELRQFYKKIKKCFLVLTVCNVLVVIALFVTHPKFGFLVWNTDDDFPKDGHPNTLQLCVKCGTLYAKVGPTLISHIRSHDNPGFCCFRHVYQLLKLVDNYTREFIKQEENKLRVKYPKNIPSSCESKDPVIAHTYFNGPSSGNNLTWEPVGMDILLLGIRLVNSSNLMVNTTGYYYIYSHVHITSSTVYTHGILNKGTTLATNRGNTSDQTYSIIQGIFRLKKGSSLSVSVTPGASVGGTRSNVFGLYRLKP is encoded by the exons ATGTCAGATTTAGCCGAGGAAGAGGACAGTCGCAGTGACTCCGATACCAACACATATGAGTCGTTGCTGCCGACCTCCTCCAGCCGTTCAGTGCTGGTACAACCATCTGACATCACTAGTACAGGACAAGCCTACCGACTGGCCCATGGAGCCATCACACCACAGGCAGATAGGCATCACAGTCGTCCAAGACACAGTCGTGGTCACCACAGGAGGCGGTCCTCCAACGACATCGTTGAACTAAGGCAGTTTTACAAAAAGATCAAGAAGTGTTTCCTTGTTTTGACTGTGTGCAATGTGTTAGTTGTCATAGCTCTGTTTGTAACACATCCCAAGTTTGGGTTTCTTGTGTGGAACACCGATGATGATTTTCCGAAGGATGGACATCCCAATACGCTACAACTGTGCGTGAAGTGTGGGACTTTATACGCTAAAGTAGGGCCAACACTCATCAGTCACATCAGATCTCATGACAACCCCGGGTTCTGCTGCTTCAGACACGTGTATCAACTGCTGAAACTAGTAGACAAC TACACCAGAGAGTTTATCAAGcaagaagaaaacaaactgAGGG TGAAATACCCAAAGAATATCCCCTCGTCGTGTGAGTCTAAGGACCCGGTGATTGCACACACATATTTCAACG GGCCCTCATCCGGCAATAACTTGACATGGGAGCCCGTTGGAATGGATATCCTGTTGTTGGGAATTCGGCTGGTCAATTCTAGCAATCTGATGGTAAACACAACAGGCTATTACTATATTTACAGCCATGTCCATATCACGTCCAGCACCGTATATACACATGGAATCTTGAATAAAGGAACGACACTGGCGACTAACAGAGGGAACACGAGCGATCAAACATACTCAATAATACAGGGGATTTTTCGCCTCAAAAAAGGATCGAGCCTGTCCGTGTCTGTGACACCGGGTGCCAGTGTGGGTGGAACGAGGAGTAACGTGTTTGGATTATATAGACTGAAGCCGTGA
- the LOC137282456 gene encoding uncharacterized protein produces MNSDNTTVSIEHLLDDTASEQSPDSSLDRVDTSAETIPSGETSTSQTIASNGQQITEDMYMSLISTPARTETSLTIFPPRNTQALTSSYLNPQNSHTNSSVTPYKHKHAKGRRQHRHRSSNTESHVENVKHRYKKLEICFAVLCFLNVLMFVFYILTNPKYGPFFSDNTEDDFFEKEGGEPKTFKLCTRCQPLEAKAGLDLLRDIKSTKYPDFCCFRRVDQLLQLIDGYAEIYVDQEVGKVRSEVTYNITTGLKTGIPASRRQAAMAHMYYKDTSGEKTKDLRPLRWETQGVDILLVGSMKVLRQQHLQVLQTGYYYIYSHLQLKGDAEAIHQVMKNFEKDTKKKLLYQKSRKSDQASELHGLFRLDEGDLVTVVATKNAIESGQRKNYFGVFQVGQII; encoded by the exons ATGAACAGTGACAATACCACGGTTTCGATTGAGCATTTGCTAGATGACACGGCGTCAGAGCAGAGTCCAGATTCATCATTAGACAGGGTTGATACGTCTGCTGAGACAATTCCTAGCGGTGAGACGTCCACAAGTCAGACCATTGCATCGAATGGTCAGCAAATCACGGAGGACATGTATATGTCCCTGATATCCACTCCCGCGCGGACAGAGACAAGTCTGACGATTTTTCCACCCAGGAACACACAGGCTCTTACCTCGAGCTATCTGAATCCTCAGAACTCGCACACTAATTCTTCTGTGACGCCATACAAACATAAGCATGCCAAGGGAAGAAGGCAACATAGGCACCGGAGTTCTAACACAGAGAGTCATGTGGAGAACGTCAAACACAGATACAAGAAACTGGAAATATGTTTTGCAGTGTTGTGTTTCCTTAATGTGTTAATGTTCGTGTTCTATATACTCACAAATCCTAAATACGGACCCTTCTTTTCCGACAATACAGAAGACGACTTCTTTGAAAAGGAAGGCGGCGAGCCTAAAACATTCAAGCTTTGCACCAGATGTCAGCCATTAGAGGCCAAGGCAGGTCTTGATCTTTTACGTGACATCAAGTCTACTAAGTACCCAGATTTCTGCTGCTTCAGACGGGTGGACCAGTTGCTTCAGCTGATTGATGGG TATGCCGAGATATATGTCGACCAAGAAGTAGGGAAAG TACGCAGTGAGGTGACATACAACATTACGACTGGGTTGAAGACAGGGATCCCTGCCTCTCGTCGCCAAGCAGCCATGGCTCACATGTACTACAAGGACACCAGCGGAG AAAAGACTAAGGATCTGAGACCCCTTCGATGGGAGACACAAGGTGTGGACATCCTGCTTGTGGGAAGTATGAAGGTGTTGCGGCAGCAGCATCTGCAGGTTCTTCAGACCGGCTACTACTACATCTACAGCCACCTGCAGCTAAAGGGAGACGCCGAGGCGATCCACCAGGTCATGAAGAATTTTGAAAAGGACACGAAGAAAAAACTTCTGTACCAGAAGTCCAGAAAAAGTGACCAGGCATCCGAGCTTCATGGACTGTTTCGCCTGGATGAAGGAGACCTGGTTACAGTTGTAGCTACCAAGAACGCCATCGAGTCAGGCCAGAGGAAGAACTACTTCGGTGTTTTCCAAGTGGGCCAAATCATATGA